GAGAGAAAATTTTGAGGCAAGTGGTTNNNNNNNNNNCTTTTTTTACTTGCTGTGtcaacaattttttcttaaacaaaCTTCCCCCACCACAAGCTTTTACCAGATCTCAGATCCACCAAACCCTCCAAATCTCAGCCGTCCATACTTACCCTTTAAACCTATTTATATCCCTCTCCTCCCCTTTCTACGCTTGCCCCTTAGTTTGTGAACTCTACTCACTCAACAAATAAGGAAGAGAGCTTGAGCTGCAAATCTTTATCTTATACACAAACATCCCTGATTTTTCCTATACTTGCCAACCCATGGCGCTTCTTGTCGAGAAGACTACCTCCGGCCGCGAGTACAAGGTCAAGGACATGTCCCAGGCGGATTTCGGCCGTCTTGAGATCGAGCTCGCTGAGGTCGAAATGCCGGGACTCATGTCCTGCAGGACCGAGTTCGGGGCCTCCCAACCCTTCAAAGGCGCCAAGATCACTGGCAGCCTTCACATGACCATTCAGACCGCTGTCTTGATCGAAACCTTAACCGCCTTGGGCGCTGAGGTAAGATGGTGTTCTTGCAACATTTTCTCCACACAAGACCATGCCGCTGCTGCTATTGCTCGCGACAGCGCCGCAGTTTTCGCGTGGAAGGGTGAGACATTGCAGGAGTATTGGTGGTGCACTGAGCGGGCCCTCGATTGGGGCCCCGACGGTGGGCCCGATTTGATTGTGGACGACGGTGGTGATGCTACTTTGTTGATCCATGAGGGTGTGAAAGCTGAGGAGGAGTACGCCAAGTCCGGCAAGATGCCCGACCCCACTTCCACGGACAATGCTGAATTCCAGATTGTACTGACTATAATTAGAGATGGGTTGAAGGTTGATCCTAAGAAGTACACAAAGATGAAGGAAAGATTGGTTGGTGTTTCTGAGGAAACTACCACTGGTGTCAAGAGGTTGTACCAGATGCAGGCTAATGGCTCCCTGCTTTTCCCTGCAATTAATGTCAACGATTCTGTCACCAAGAGCAaggtataattacattctcGTTTGTTTCTTTCATAGACCTGATCTTTGCATGTGACATTTATGAGGGAGTATGTTGCTATAGGTAGAAATTAGTTTTCTTTAATCTGATACTGTTAATGTTTTATTggattttgcttttttcttttagtgatTCCTAGGATCTAACTTTGATTTTGCCAAATCTTGAAGCTTTACATCTCATCTCAATCTTGATTAGATCTTAGTTGGTGTTAGATGTTTActtgtatttgatataattggCACATTGCAATTGATGCTATGAATCTGTTCTCTAGTCTATTTCGGCTTTATTGTTGTATAACCCGTTGTGGTGGTTGTGATGTCCTTGCTAATTATCTGATCAGATTATATacaaaagaaatcaatatCAACCGAATATCATGGAATTGTTTGTAAAGTTTCAACTTTCTCTGttgtatttctcttttttgatGCTGATAATCTTGTCACGTTGTGGTTTACCAGTTTGATAACTTGTATGGGTGCCGCCACTCTCTGCCCGACGGACTGATGAGGGCCACTGATGTGATGATTGCTGGAAAGGTTGGTGTTGTTTGCGGTTATGGTGATGTTGGGAAGGGCTGTGCCGCTGCCTTGAAACAAGCAGGTGCCCGTGTGATTGTGACTGAGATTGATCCTATCTGCGCCCTTCAAGCCCTCATGGAAGGCTACCAAGTCCTCACCCTCGAGGATGTCCTCTCCGAAGCTGATATCTTTGTCACCACCACTGGTAACAAGGACATCATCATGGTTGGCCAcatgaggaagatgaagaataACGCCATCATCTGCAATATTGGTCACTTTGACAACGAAATCGACATGCACGGTCTTGAGACCTACCCCGGTGTGAAGAGAATCACCATCAAGCCTCAAACCGACAGATGGGTGTTCCCAGACACAAAAACCGGCATCATTGTCTTGGCCGAGGGTCGTTTGATGAACTTGGGCTGTGCCACTGGCCACCCCAGTTTCGTCATGTCGTGCTCATTCACCAACCAAGTTATTGCCCAACTTGAGCTCTGGAATGAGAGGAAGTCGGGAAAATATGAGAAGAAGGTCTATGTGTTGCCTAAGCACCTTGATGAGAAGGTTGCCGCCCTCCACCTCGGCAAACTTGGTGCTAGGCTCACTAAGCTCTCCAAGGACCAGGCGGACTACATTAGCGTCCCGATTGAGGGTCCTTACAAGCCTCCTCACTACAGGTACTAAGGAGAAGCCAACATAAAACTAGGAAAACAATTTACTTTTAACAGCATTATTGTTTCTTCTGAATTACCTTAGGTATTCTTTAGGGTTCAGCATTTTGATGAGGACTAAGAATAAATTGAAGAGGGGATTTGAGTAGTcatcacatttttatttttgtgtatcaTATTTGAGAGTATATGAAAAAAGTGTAGTTGCTGCGGCAAATGTATTGCTTTGGGCTTCATTATATTCTATAAAGTGATATTGCATTCAATTACAATTCCAAACTGTTGCAATATCATCACTTTCACATACTTCACATATATCTTTTCCGTCACTCATAGGGATGGTGCCAAACCCTGTTAAGTCGACAGGATTTTCGACCAACTtgttctttttagttttataatgccttttgtttatttgctaattttgttttgtttcttcatatattttattcactttgttttattttaactttacttatttttcaaaaaataatttaagttatattattttaactttacttatttttcaaaaaaaatatttttttcaaattcagattgttttataactatatatatatatattacaaaatttatataaaataagaaaaacaaaacaaaaaatgtcgTCTTCCCCATGCTAGCTCCGCTTCCGGCCAGCATCCGCCACCTTGCCATGAATCTGGAAGATGAAGGTCGTCGACTAGATTGAGTGGCAATGGTGGCCTCAATGTGCAGATGTTCATTCTAGTTGCAGGTGCGACAATGAAGTTCCCTAGATACCCAAAGATTGGGCGACGACGCTGGTCACTGCCCACAGAAGCGACAACAGCtgtcttaattatatatatagatatataagtttacatatatatatatatacatattgaagattaataattatcattataaggACATAacaattaactttttaaaaaatttaacgtTGTTAATCCTAATTAATGAAAGGGGAGAGTCTATTATAGAAGGGTTGGATGCAGGATGGAGTATGAAAGAAACTTAGTGGGGCAAAAGGCTAACGGGAGCTCGgaaatatgtggaaatgagggtgTTGCATTTTGTTGTGCCAGGGACTCGTATTGCAATCGaataatctatattaatatatatatatatatgtatatatacaatttacttCTCACTcacaatcaataatttatgacATTATAgcaccaaatttaaaaaaagaattatatccTTGAATATTTGTACAAATTCAATCTTTTAaccattaatatattattatatttatattttacttctactgattcatttttaattatatattaaaatttgtatcaTGTTTATCTAATTATACGTACACAAGTACTGCACAATGTGGTGATTAGTATTAAAAAGAAGACGACGACCTTATAATTTCATTCTGATGgatcaaattattaatcattacattttctttttttttttcctgtgaGAAAAAGAGTactaatactttttaaaataaaatgaaattgtcCTACGATCAACAAGCATCCGTTGTCGTCCAGCGGTTAGGATGTCTGGCTTTCACCCAGGAGACCCGGGTTCGATTCCCGGCAACGGAATTTTAGTAcctttttttccaaaaatacgaatcaatttttttcccaattatTTGATGGTTTTCACTTTCCGGCCCATAAAGTTTTG
The window above is part of the Sesamum indicum cultivar Zhongzhi No. 13 linkage group LG7, S_indicum_v1.0, whole genome shotgun sequence genome. Proteins encoded here:
- the LOC105165983 gene encoding adenosylhomocysteinase-like, encoding MALLVEKTTSGREYKVKDMSQADFGRLEIELAEVEMPGLMSCRTEFGASQPFKGAKITGSLHMTIQTAVLIETLTALGAEVRWCSCNIFSTQDHAAAAIARDSAAVFAWKGETLQEYWWCTERALDWGPDGGPDLIVDDGGDATLLIHEGVKAEEEYAKSGKMPDPTSTDNAEFQIVLTIIRDGLKVDPKKYTKMKERLVGVSEETTTGVKRLYQMQANGSLLFPAINVNDSVTKSKFDNLYGCRHSLPDGLMRATDVMIAGKVGVVCGYGDVGKGCAAALKQAGARVIVTEIDPICALQALMEGYQVLTLEDVLSEADIFVTTTGNKDIIMVGHMRKMKNNAIICNIGHFDNEIDMHGLETYPGVKRITIKPQTDRWVFPDTKTGIIVLAEGRLMNLGCATGHPSFVMSCSFTNQVIAQLELWNERKSGKYEKKVYVLPKHLDEKVAALHLGKLGARLTKLSKDQADYISVPIEGPYKPPHYRY